ATAACTACCCTATTTAATCATGACAGTTCGAGATAAGCGAATAATGCTGtaagatttaatttactttttattctacTGCCATATATATAAGTAGACTCTCTACTCATCCGTCTACTAATACTAACTCTAGTTTACATCAGTTTCTCAAACGATTAGGTTTACCTTTCCCGAGTTTACAAACACTAATATGATCATGTGTAATTCTAAAGTAAGTGTTCTTTAATATGCAGCAATGGAAAAGTAATTGCTGCATGctactaaaatatttcataaacaaACTTACTAGTATTAGTCTTCCGTATTAGCGAGTATTCCAGTACGCTCTAATTTGCTTTATCGCAACGTGGAAATTGTTGAAACTCAAATTTATCAGATTccatattgatatttttagaattgtaTAAAAGTTCGTACACGGCAATGccttgcaataattatttcatgtgTAAAAAgcagtaaaatttttcaccgcatatttttttgcaatatcgTTACAGGATAGATACATTTGTATTGTGCCATAACGCATGTGGCAAAATAAACCATAGTGGAGTAATTCTTTGCTGACGTTGGGCTATTTTGCGAATAGCGGAAACATAGTGACACTTAACTGCTATAGCCACAACTGACCTTAATTTTCTCCTTCTAGAAAGTAATAATACAGAATAACaacatatttttgatatagAAAGTATGCACATTGTCGGCAAAATAAGGTCCGAATTTGAGGCATATATATTCTCCATAACGCTAAACCTTGCAAAgcaaacattaataatatttcacaagcgataaataattaaattgctcCACAAATGAAGTTACTCtccaatattgttttatatgaaatgcaatatatatcgTAAGCTTTTTTGgagattcttttaaataatttaaaatcgcatatttaaatgtaattgtataagtacgttcgatttttttaatatatcaagaTTGTAGTGATTTTATTAGATTCATTTTATGATTAATGCGCCATACATCTCAAAACACAATGTGTCGAAGATGTGTTTGTAAATTGCAtacttatgtaaaattatagatttataaagtttgtatttttacaattcatGCTAAATGTGTAACATTTCATGCttatgttgtaaaatttttctgtttaatatgtgtataatttattatattatgtgtgTCTATTAACATTCTGCgtcatttgttttgaaatTGGAGAAGAAAGGCGAACAATAACTTTGTAATAGcgaaaatgttacaaaagagCACACTAACGCATTTTTTACACAATCACTcacttaatattaataagcGATCACTTTTCATACGAGGATTTATAATTACGTATTTTATAGGACAACGTAATAATCTGTTTtgtttttccattttaaagTGTGGTCTGGTAGTCATATTTAATCATGACAGTTTTATaacaacaatattattttatatttttattgtgtattgTACTATCTATTACAGTGTTTGGCTGAAAAATATAGAGACTGAAGGCAGAAGTATATGTTTTCCGAGTGAATGATTTAGTAAAAACTATAGTCTGATAATAGAACGTAATAACATATAGAATGATTgctatttaacattaaagCGAAATAGTTAAATAGTTTTGTTTAAGATaattaaagcaaatattaaCGTGCTGCCTTTTCGATAATTTTgtttagcaataataaaatattatgcaaactATGCGCATTTGATTTTCTTTAGCTTGATTCAATATTAATGCCAACCCTGTTATTAAGTACATCATGTACAACCCCGCGTCTACAAATCACGCAaactttttatctaaatttattttcaatatatgttATACTGATGTTATCATTGAacgatatacaaaaatataaaatacgttttatacaaagttaataaatagaaatgcattttaatcacatattaatacaaaagatATTGAATACTCATTATTCAACAATTATTTGTAAGTTTCGATAgttaaactttaaattcaagaatatctcaataatttgtgaaatatttcaaaatatatctcttcaaatttatttaaataaggCGTGtcttattagttttttaaataccgTTTCAATCTTCTTTAAAAATCGCTTCACTTATAAATCATCATCCCCTATCGTGcgaaaaacattattttccaTGACATCAAAGTTTGTTGTGTGCGTCGTCCGGATTTTGTCAGCAACAGTTGACTCGTCTGATTTCTTCGATGTCGCAGCTGACCATTTGTTagcaagtttttttataattggtCCCGATTTAGGAGaatgattattattagcgTATTCTCGCAATGGTGATCCCATGGTGATGCAACTCTGGCCGTCCCTCGTGATGTATGTCCAAGACTTTCCATGTTCTgcctataaatattatgtatttttataggtgaaaagatttaatttatgagTGAGCTAAAACAGTTTATGTAACCTGAGTTTTGCTCCCAACCACACATTTTTGTAACAACTCCTCTATCATAGCTTGCAGACAAACAGACATTAAAATTGCTTGCTCTGAGACAACTGTAATCCATTGTAATTCATTTTTAGCAATTAGATATTCAAAGGATAACTCCAAGGTGCAGTCGTTAATATCTTCTTGATGCTCCATTTTCTAAATGCAccattaataatgttaatattgataatCTCTCGAGAACCAGCAAGTTTTCtcactaaaatatataatacttacgTTTTGCAAAGTGCTAATACGCCAGCATCGcattcgcgatactttaaacaCAAACTCCTGCTCTTCTTCGGATGATAAAACGCGCAAGTTCAATTCATTTCCACCTATAGCAAGTAATATTCTCGAACCATGTTGGGGATAATCACAATAGCATGGCGCAAATTGTACGTAGCcatagtattttaaataacgtgCTACATTCACATACTGAAATAACAAACACGCAAGCGAAATTACTTAAAAGTTTCATCGATTTTTCGCAATAAACGTACTTCTTTCGTGTTCTCGGATCTTTGCAAATTTTCCAAGTGATGCTGCACTTCCTTGGTAACTGGAATCCACTTGCTGCGAATTTCCGCAGCCGTTTGAACATACAGTAAATTCAGAGCCACTGGATCGTTTAATAGCTCAAGATCGTACGTTGTATCCCAGTAACTTTTTCTGAGAACAATTACTGCACCCATAGAActcatatatttgtatgttataaaTGGTGATTCAAAATCTTGTAATTTTCGCAATACTAAA
This DNA window, taken from Linepithema humile isolate Giens D197 chromosome 7, Lhum_UNIL_v1.0, whole genome shotgun sequence, encodes the following:
- the Snx17 gene encoding sorting nexin-17 gives rise to the protein MHFSIPDTQEFIDGAGNAYISYNIHINGLFHCTVRYKQLHNLHVQLCKDLDTSLPIFPPKKLFPLTVSQQEERRLALEKYIQSIGQNIAVNNSEILNGFLLNAQQETIGGLSQNETLDIFLMDGFKISLNVSTDEHSGEVLKKIYKDIKLVEKYYSHFALFIIIQDELSGSIKILRKLQDFESPFITYKYMSSMGAVIVLRKSYWDTTYDLELLNDPVALNLLYVQTAAEIRSKWIPVTKEVQHHLENLQRSENTKEYVNVARYLKYYGYVQFAPCYCDYPQHGSRILLAIGGNELNLRVLSSEEEQEFVFKVSRMRCWRISTLQNKMEHQEDINDCTLELSFEYLIAKNELQWITVVSEQAILMSVCLQAMIEELLQKCVVGSKTQAEHGKSWTYITRDGQSCITMGSPLREYANNNHSPKSGPIIKKLANKWSAATSKKSDESTVADKIRTTHTTNFDVMENNVFRTIGDDDL